From the genome of Cervus elaphus chromosome 31, mCerEla1.1, whole genome shotgun sequence:
gattgcaatgaacccagggtccaatcccgtcgaccttgacagcggtaggagtggtaaggagaacaacataagggcctttccatctaggttctaatactttagattggtgtcgttttacccaaacccaatcacctgggccaatattatgtgaggggagggCCCTCTTGTTTTGGCCCTCATGTATCTCtcgaatcaatttccaaacatggttatgcaccttacttaatgctatcagagtttgctggaattgtcccaaagtagggggtggcagatattttcctttgaaaataggatacacaggagggggtcttccatacagaatctcaaaaggagtaagattcagcttataaggggtgttacgtgcccgaaagagtgcaaaggggaggagggtcacccagtccccgccagtctctattgccaactttgtcaaagtttcttttagggtccgattcattctctcaacctgtcctgagctctggggattatattcgcaatgtaacttccatttcgtccccagagcttgggccagcccttgtacaatctggctcacaaaggcaggtccattatcagagcccatagtcactggcagcccatacctaggcactatctcctctaagatctttttagcaaccactattgctgtctctcccttagtggggaaagcttctacccaccccgagaaggtatctaccagtaCCAACAGATAGCGGTACccatacttgcctggccttacctcggtgaaatctatctcccaatgttgccctggcttttcccctcggtacctcgttcccgagtgctgcttcttctctgccctcatcagctggcacgctttgcaggcttgaattatctctcgtacagttacATTTTgacgagggaacctcaggcaggccatctggagaagtgttagggtctttttttctcccaagtgtgtagttgtgtgcaggtgttcacacaggtgacgacccagggaggcaggcaagatcaggttgttgttttggtctcggtaccatccatcttggtcatctttctggagggtggtatccttgttGATCCAGGCGAGATCGGGGAGGGAATATTCGGGAACTGGTGGCAAGGTCCCCATACCAGGgggtggaagtcccacggctaatatgggggcggcaTAGTCCCGGCTAGCCGCTTCTCGAGCGGCCGCATCAGCAGCACGATTGCCCAGCGCCTTAGGGTCTTCTcccttctggtgaccggggacatgtactaTAGCTACTGCCCGGGGTAGTTGGACAGCTTCCAAGAGCCTGCGAATctcaggcagatttttgacctcttttccctcagctgtccgaaatcccctttcttggtatatgggaccttgaatatgggcagtgctgaaagcatatcggctgtcagtaaaaatggtgactctcttccctttggcttgctccagagcctgtattagggcaatcaattctgctttttgtgcagaagtgtttgggggtagtgtctcagcccatatcgtctgccctgaatcatcaactatggctgctcccgccttcctttgcccatcttttacataactgctcccatcggtgaaccatactagctcactgttgcttaggggtacatcagttaagtcttttcgtgccgccagggcctcagccagtatctcactgcaatcatggagagggctgtCCTTCTCTGGATTGGGTAGGAGCGTGGCCGGAtttaggaagcaaggggtctgaaaacgcacccgtggggcatcgagcagcaaggcctggtagtgtgtcaagcgggcattggagatccacttacccggcggctgctttaaaaccccttccacggcgtggggggtgtaaaccgagagttgctgtccatacgtcAACTTGTCAGCGTCGCGGACAAGGAGGGCTGTAGCTGCAATGATgcgaaggcaagggggccacccagcggccaccgggtctaatcgcttcgaaaggtatgctaccggccgcttccatggtccccattgttgagtcaagaccccctttcctattccttgcttttcatctataaacagctggaatggcttatttgggttaggcagggcaagggctggggcttctagtagggcccgtctgagtgtctggaaagcctgtttcattggctcagtccaagtccactttggggtctctttacttccctcatataagggccgggccttctcagcaaaccccataatccacagtctgcaatatccaacagtccccagaaactctctcacctggcgggggtttttgggctctggtatctgcaatattgtttctttcatggcctgggttagccacctttgcccctgcctgatcttataccccaaataggtgacctcttgctgggctatttgtgccttctttgcgCTAGCGCGATACCCCAAGATGCCTAGGGTCTGTAATAGGTCCCCAGTGGCACGGCTGCAagcttcctctgtggttccagccaacataaggtcatctacatattgtagcagaatgacctctgggtggcaagcccgatattcgtagaggtcctcactcagagcctcattaaacaaggtaggggagttcttgaacccctgtgggaggcgggtccaagttaattgtacTACTGGTTGGCCCTCctcctcagtccactcaaaggcaaatatctcttggctctggactgccaggggtaggctgaaaaaggcatccttcaagtccagcacagtgtaccaagtgtactcaggcagtaaactgctcaggagggtatacgggttagggacagttgggtgtatgtcactcacccgtttgttgacttctcgcaggtcttggactggtctgtaatctgtcccccctagcttcttcaccggcagtaagggggtgttccaaggggatcgGCATCGCCTGAGAATTCCGGCctccatgagccgtcgaatgtggggagtgatcccccgccgagcttcttggctcatagggtactgtctcaccctcacaggaactgcctcggcctttagctcgatgacgaccggatgtctctgtttagctagtcccattcctgctgtttctgcccaggccaatggatatttatggacccacggttgtacatctagtgctatggtctctgagggcttaggcgcaaaaagtctgtattcatcccttaaggctagggacaagacatgtatcggttgtccaagtccatccgtgactgacattccccctgggtcaaaatggatctgagcattaaccttagtcaacaagtctcttccaagtagaggggctgggcattctggtatcaccaaaaacgaatgggacacctggtgggtccctagatttactttccgttctgtggtccaacaatatctttttgtccccgtggctccttgcactaagctggctttcttagacattggtcccagtttttgatttaaaacagagtgttgggcgccagtatccaccatgaagccaacgggtttcccctccacatgtatggttacccaggactcggggaggggtgccgagtctcgactcccctagtcactgtcttcccccgcatatagaactcgagttccgggggggattttctctctctgggtcattcctctccttgagtccctcttagggcactcgtttttccagtgcccctgttctttgcagtaggcgcactgatccttctttagggcctgcctttttggtttttctttttctcccgtccgggggtctcgaggttccctcaattctgttccggcctttaaccccgcaaaaagaatctgggctagctccttctggttcttccggttttccctcgccctatgttccctctcttctttcctgatcttttccgctaattccctttcctcccgccgaattcgctcttccctttcttctggggtctccctattattaaataccttttcagctactttcagtaaatcctgtattgtctgttctcccaatccctctaccttttgtaatttcttcctaatatctggggctgcctgattcacaaacgctaacaaaactgcagcgcgtgactcctcagcctgggggtccataggtgtatattgcctgaaagcttccatcagcctctctaggaaggctgccgggctttcagtgggctcttgccttactaaatttacctttgccagatttgtcggctttcttgctgcagcccgcaggccagccattagagtctggcggtacactcggagacgctccctaccttccacccgctcaaaatcccagttaggccgcaacagaggaaacccctcgtccacaagatgaggctgggcggttggcctcccgtcgacccctggtacccgtttccgcgcctctgccagaattcgctcccgttcttccgtggtgaagagcacctgcaacagctgctgacaatcatcccaggtgggattatgagtaaacaaaatggaatctaagaggtcaatgaggccttggggcttctctgagaaaggagggttttgggtcttccaattgtacaggtcactcgtggaaaagggccagtactgataggttcgctctccgtccgggttagttggtcccactcggacggggagcgcctgaacagtggatgaaggtaactctgggtccccagggtcttgcTTACCCCTATCTCCCTTAGTTTTCCCCCGGGTCCCCAATGCCGGTCCCCCCTCACGGTCGGTTCCCGTTGGCCCTCTTAATCCTCTCGATTCACCtgtgggagcttctctcctcggaggggattgcaaggagggcacatatggcggaggccttatctccgtttctagatctatcaggtttggataagatgattcctgaaggactggttttgggtcctctttctttttggtttcctccgggggggtctccatcaccaggacctgtgaactggaggaactaggaagtttgtaaacaaaaggttttaaccatttaggcggattttctactagatcctgccagaccatgacataggggacttgactcggatggccccagggatcaggagccataatcttctccttcacagcctgtatgatggacggttgaaaggtgccttccggaggccatccaacctgaaaggcgggccactctgcagaacaaagagttattaatttaccttttttgactagcaaagacaagtcatgggccctggccctgacatccgaaaaatggtcagtcatgagagaaagtggggtagattctccctgccccatggtcaaagaataaacggtaaggaagagagagaataagtcagaagtgagaaagaacgatgcaccagaagagaacgagactagagacaatgccggcacacacacacaaaaacacggagagccaaagacaaacacacggacaaacaaacgtcggccgacgacacagcgctgggttttcgggccccctgaattttcttgcctCCCGGTAGCAGATTCACCTTACCGAATGACGTCCGCTGTTCACCAGGCTCGGGGTCGGGAGAGGAACTTTCCTTcccgcggagtcggctgccccccagcgcgtccgctggccttggccttacgccggcttggctccccctttataaagagccttctcgcggagtcggctgccccccagcgcgtccgctggccttggccttacgctggcttgctccccctttataaaaaaaccttctcgcggagtcggctgccccccagcgcgtccgctggccttggccttacgccggcttgctccccctgcttcctgagcaccggtgttattatttatccttcccctttgtcctgtaagcgttctcttctccctgtcaagggatcccggacgagcccccaaatgttatgcccgatgtccgaatccccgagcgggaagagagaaggcttccaagacaatgcaactcgcaaaaaagggaagtttattactgtctcgagccagggctttctgccacaaacatcacagtggtgcagggtcagaaaagccctggctcaagcttggtacacaaatttataagatatgcaaaagcggttagtagctggcttaagcggattggttacatgtttgcaaagtaattctatcggtacagactttcgcgggcttttcagctctccctttgttcttactgggcgcatattgattggctggctccaggttacctgatgggggtagggaatcttaccatttcgggggaagctaaaacttaggtccaggccgcccgtcacggtattaactctggcagcctcacattcAGACTGTTTGATTCTGTCTTGATCctctgattttttgtttgttttttttccccactttttggtttgtgtatttctgtttaaatTATTCCTACTGACCTATATTCAAGATAACTAATTCTTTCCTCTATtatgtaattataaaaataaccCTTAAAGACAGACTTTTCACTAGATTGTTTAAATGTATTAATCACGGCTGTTTTAAAACCCCTTCCTAATAGTTCTACCATCTGTGTCATTTCTGAATGTAATTTCTTGACACTGTTTTCCTTTGATAATACACAATTTTTTTCGTATATGTTTCATAATGTTTTGGTTAATTGTCAAACattatttataaagaaaagtgTAGTTTCCTAAGcaaatgctgttgttgttcagtcactaagtcaaatccgattctttgcaaccccttgaaccacagcatgccaggcccctctctcctccactatctcctgcagtttgctcaaactcatgtccattgagacagtgatgctatctaaccatctcatcctctgccgcctccttctcctttcaccttcagtctcttccaggatcagagtcttttccaatgagttagctcttggcatcaggtggccaaaatattggaacttcagcatcagtccttccagtgaatattcagggttgatttcctttaggattgattggcctgacctccttgcagtccacaagactctcaagtcttctccaacacagcaaTTTGAAAGTgtctattcttcagtgctcagccttctttatgatccaaatctCAGATTggtacatgaccactagaaaaaccacagctttgcctatatggacctttgttgggaaagtgatgtctctgctttttaatatgctgtctaggaaaTAATAGTTATGTCCAAAAGTGGACCCTTTTCTCGTATCAGGCCATTAGCATGGTGAGTTGAATCAATATATTCTGGATGGGATTTGTTTTGCTGTTGCTATGGTTACCTTAAGTGCAGGATAATTGTCAGTCTCTGCAGTGCTGGGCTGCCACTGTATCCTGGCACTCGGCGGGAGGACTGCTGGGTAGGAGGGTTGTCAAGAGGCCATGAACACCTGggggggagaaagagaggagttTTTCAAAGTTCTTGTAAATGAATTTTTCAGCTTGGATTCAACCAGTGCTCAGAGGGTGAATGGAGTTCTCCAGAACCTCATGACTGAGTCTCACATGTTGACGTTCCTGAATGCTTGTACCATTGGAAGGAGAGCTAACAAATCTGCCACCTCTGCTATTTCTGTCAGGTTGCTGATAGAATCTTGGGTGAAGAGAAATTGTCGTTGAATTAGACATCGCTTTTTGTGGGTTTCCCATATGGTGCTAGTTAAGAACTCACCtgacaacacaggagacataagagatgtgggttcaatcccggggttgggaggttcccctagaggagggcgtggcagccactctagtattgttgcctggagaatcccatgcacagaggagcctggcgggctgtggttcacagggtcagaaagacttggacatgacggAAGCCACTTAGCAAGGCACAGCATCCGTTTTTGTCTAGGTCTCCCAACTTTTTACACTGTTATAGCAGCCCAcacttggcttttaaaaatgtgctAAGACTTCATATCATTCCCCTCTTTTTATGGTTTCCACTTCTTCCTATTTTTCTACTAACGTTGAGTCATTCTGTGTGTCTCCATCTCTCTTCAGAGGGGTTTGGTACTCCCAGCAATTGAATTCATCCAGTTATTTTGCAACCTTAATTCCTAGGCTCACAGTATGTCATTTTATAGAttattcagttttttctttctttctttagtgtATGACATTCAGTTGtggctttcttcattttaagcagAAATGCAACCTGGCATATTGCTGTTTAAAGTTCCTTTTGGTGTTAACATTTGAATCCACATATGGAAAAAAGATCTTGTAAATTAAAGTTTTGATGGTATTCTATGGCCTCACTGTATGACTAAAATCATGTTTTCTTCTCAAATAATGATGggacaattttctttaaaatgagaaaagctGAGCTCAGGGCTGATTGGATTTTATTCATTATTCTCATTTAATTATTAACCCAATCCCTTGAGGAAGTTGTATTATGATCTCCATTTATCTAAAAACTTGTAAAATACCCACATGTACACAGCTGGAATGTCGCAGAAAAGGAGTCCAAATATATGATTTCAGACCTGTACTCTTAACCACTATGTAATAAGAAGTCCC
Proteins encoded in this window:
- the LOC122687392 gene encoding LOW QUALITY PROTEIN: uncharacterized protein LOC122687392 (The sequence of the model RefSeq protein was modified relative to this genomic sequence to represent the inferred CDS: substituted 1 base at 1 genomic stop codon); translated protein: MKYDIFCERNEGDTVKKNGKDLKKVKSLMRKGEFLTSTIWETHKKRCLIQRQFLFTQDSISNLTEIAEVADLLALLPMVQAFRNVNMCSWPLDNPPTQQSSRRVPGYSGSPALQRLTIILHLSRLRGKESSSPDPEPGEQRTSFGKDSILFTHNPTWDDCQQLLQVLFTTEERERILAEARKRVPGVDGRPTAQPHLVDEGFPLLRPNWDFERVEGRERLRVYRQTLMAGLRAAARKPTNLAKVNLVRQEPTESPAAFLERLMEAFRQYTPMDPQAEESRAAVLLAFVNQAAPDIRKKLQKVEGLGEQTIQDLLKVAEKVFNNRETPEEREERIRREERELAEKIRKEEREHRARENRKNQKELAQILFAGLKAGTELREPRDPRTGEKEKPKRQALKKDQCAYCKEQGHWKNECPKRDSRRGMTQREKIPPGTRVLYAGEDSDXGSRDSAPLPESWVTIHVEGKPVGFMVDTGAQHSVLNQKLGPMSKKASLVQGATGTKRYCWTTERKVNLGTHQVSHSFLVIPECPAPLLGRDLLTKVNAQIHFDPGGMSVTDGLGQPIHVLSLALRDEYRLFAPKPSETIALDVQPWVHKYPLAWAETAGMGLAKQRHPVVIELKAEAVPVRVRQYPMSQEARRGITPHIRRLMEAGILRRCRSPWNTPLLPVKKLGGTDYRPVQDLREVNKRVSDIHPTVPNPYTLLSSLLPEYTWYTVLDLKDAFFSLPLAVQSQEIFAFEWTEEEGQPVVQLTWTRLPQGFKNSPTLFNEALSEDLYEYRACHPEVILLQYVDDLMLAGTTEEACSRATGDLLQTLGILGYRASAKKAQIAQQEVTYLGYKIRQGQRWLTQAMKETILQIPEPKNPRQVREFLGTVGYCRLWIMGFAEKARPLYEGSKETPKWTWTEPMKQAFQTLRRALLEAPALALPNPNKPFQLFIDEKQGIGKGVLTQQWGPWKRPVAYLSKRLDPVAAGWPPCLRIIAATALLVRDADKLTYGQQLSVYTPHAVEGVLKQPPGKWISNARLTHYQALLLDAPRVRFQTPCFLNPATLLPNPEKDSPLHDCSEILAEALAARKDLTDVPLSNSELVWFTDGSSYVKDGQRKAGAAIVDDSGQTIWAETLPPNTSAQKAELIALIQALEQAKGKRVTIFTDSRYAFSTAHIQGPIYQERGFRTAEGKEVKNLPEIRRLLEAVQLPRAVAIVHVPGHQKGEDPKALGNRAADAAAREAASRDYAAPILADTTLQKDDQDGWYRDQNNNLILPASLGRHLCEHLHTTTHLGEKKTLTLLQMACLRFPRQNVTVREIIQACKACQLMRAEKKQHSGTRYRGEKPGQHWEIDFTEVRPGKYGYRYLLVLVDTFSGWVEAFPTKGETAIVVAKKILEEIVPRYGLPVTMGSDNGPAFVSQIVQGLAQALGTKWKLHCEYNPQSSGQVERMNRTLKETLTKLAIETGGDWVTLLPFALFRARNTPYKLNLTPFEILYGRPPPVYPIFKGKYLPPPTLGQFQQTLIALSKVHNHVWKLIREIHEGQNKRALPSHNIGPGDWVWVKRHQSKVLEPRWKGPYVVLLTTPTAVKVDGIGPWVHCNH